Genomic window (Rhododendron vialii isolate Sample 1 chromosome 4a, ASM3025357v1):
CAGCATCCGTCCAGCTCTTGCATTTCTGTTCCCTAGTAACGTCATATTTGGAATTCAGAGCGAACCTTTGTAAGGGCATTGAGGCATTGTTGAGAGAGGTTTCTGGTGGCATCAGCTGGGTTCTCTGGAGTGTATGTCTGAGAGAACACAATATACATGGTTTTAGCATGTAATATCAAACTTTTTGTATAATTCTGCATGTTTTCAGAGATTTTGCTTTAACTTACGAACCAAACAAACTGAGTACTTGAGAATTGCAGTCAAGATGGTAAATTTGACTTTGTTTAAGCATTAGCATCTAATTGTGTATTAGGCAATGCTTGGCCATTACTCCAATCTAACGTGAAATGTCAGCACAGAACAATTTTGCTTCCTCACAAAAGTTGACATTTTACACAGGCCCACTTAGACAAGATAAAAGGGTGACCGGAACTTATTAATACTCTACTCACCGGGAGAGCTTTCACCCAACCAGCTGGTAGTTCACCGGTACTAATAGACTTTAACTCTGCAGCTTCCTCCTTATATTTCTTTTCATAATCCGCAAATTTGGCATTCCACTCAGTTTCAAGAGCAGCACCATCAGGGACATGGCGGCTCCAGTGCCTCTGGGATAAGGTAATCAAATTCGTTGAAAGAAGAATACTTTTAACATTCATATCAATTCtagagcaaaacaaaaaaaatccatactTGTTCACATCCTCGGGCACATAGAAAGGTTCAAATGGCCAACCAAGGTTCTTCCTTGTGGCATCAACTTCCTTGGCATCCAGTGAGCTCCCATGTACACTGTACAAATTCGCCTTGTTAGGAGAGCCATACCCAATTGTAGTAGTTACCTGCTCAGAAGAGAAGTTGGTTTCAGAAGGCAGCAACACCAACAAATTTAAGTTGGACAGACTTAGATGTACTGCTTGAATGACTCCAAAAGGCATAATCCACGAAACTGTGAATTGTCATAtctaaagaaaagaaagggggaaAGTGTACGTATAGATGATAGAGCATTACTAACTTCTAAAAACATTAAAGAATGAGTAGTTGTATGTCAAATGGAAACAAAGGGATCTGCTAGATCTATAATTCACGGTGAATTATTCACCTGGACAATAATAAGCCCTCAAAACTCGTAGGTGAATCAGCTCTCAATCTTGCGCATATCCTTCCAGAATTTGCCAATACAAATAGGTCAAGAACTAAATGTTGAAGCAGCTATATAAACTGGcacaagaaaataaagtaaCCATAGCAATGAGCCATTGAAAAGGAGAATTTTCAGTTTCCCCACACCTGGTTGAAGTCTAGTACCAATGGCTAAATTGTAAACACAATCCCATCCAGTAGGCAGGCCCATCTTTCATAATCAAGCCAAAGATACATATATGGCCAGAAATCGACCAATTTACAGTATTGCCAAAACTCCAACTAAGCAATTCTATCAAATTTCCATGACACAGCCAAGTATTTTTGTACtgtgtgcataccgatgctttGGACTATcgatgaaggaagcatggtaatgtgcacataaattgaattgggtctatAGGCCTGCCTTCTctgatgtcatttggctttgatttgggagCACGGTTCCACAACAAAATAGGTATAAGGGGCCactatttcagtggtattctgagagcagctacTTTATGCAAATTGCCCAAGGTTTGGGCTGTGttcaatcctcccccgcccataaccccaatgattggggactacatggtcTCTGTTGTAGTTGTTGTACCGTGTTATTCTGTGAAAAAATGGATATGCAAGACAACCGGCATAGATCCATGGTGAATGATTTTCACATTACCCCCTCCTATGGCATCATAGTCTGTTCAGCTAAAGCAATAGATGACTAATGTAAAGCTGAAAATTGAGAGAAGATCAAAAATGCATGATCATGCTGTAAGTCCAAGTCgcccaaaagagagagagagagagagagagagagagagagagagagagagagagagagagagagagagagaggctacaACTCCGATTATCTATTGAATAGTTATTTTAAGGAATGTTCCTGAACACATCTCTGAAATTCATTAGCTCCACTGGAATCTCCATATCCACCCTGATAAAGAAGCTAAGTTCCACCGTAATCAGCTCAAAAATCTTCTCCAATTTCACATTACCAATTCAATAATTATGATCTAATTCACACCAAAATCTTCTCCGATTTCATACCTCAATTGAAATTGATGAACAAATTACAGAATCTAAAACCAAATCATGAAgttgaaattaattttgagagagagagagaggggcataCCATGTCGATGTTGAGGATGATGAAAATTCTCCACAACCCTAGCGTTTGCTCCTTGTTGAAAGTGAGAGAGGTGACAAAACTTCGCGGGGGAGATGAGAAAACGAGGGAAGtagagagggagaagaggatGAAATTGAACCAAGCGAGGCTAAAGTACCTCGCCCGGAGGAGTGAGGTCCTGTAGCACCACGCTATTCCAACGATCTTGAAGCAAGTCTGCTGGGTATGCCTTTTTTGTGCTTCAGCTAGCTATTATAGCTAAAAACTCCAATTGCTTAGgcagttggagatgctcttacactAAACAAGTTGAGTTGAGGCTTGGTTTTGGAAGTAAATACG
Coding sequences:
- the LOC131324170 gene encoding transketolase, chloroplastic-like, whose protein sequence is MVTTTIGYGSPNKANLYSVHGSSLDAKEVDATRKNLGWPFEPFYVPEDVNKHWSRHVPDGAALETEWNAKFADYEKKYKEEAAELKSISTGELPAGWVKALPTYTPENPADATRNLSQQCLNALTKVRSEFQI